In a genomic window of Methanosarcina horonobensis HB-1 = JCM 15518:
- a CDS encoding succinylglutamate desuccinylase/aspartoacylase family protein, whose product MKIGDLSQAISHISPTSGENKRKKEYKMRIIDHPSGQERPQPLLSESSKGSLAARLADTLMNEIVTKCDCGIDLHTGAIHRPNLPQVRVNLDTEGSENLGKAFNVPVVLDSKLRDGSLREEEILGFIVDPFGGPREMPITTEEEGIVIGKNNLPLVNEGDTLFHIARSRE is encoded by the coding sequence GTGAAAATTGGGGATTTGTCACAGGCAATAAGTCATATTTCACCCACTTCTGGTGAAAACAAGAGAAAAAAAGAGTATAAGATGCGGATAATTGACCATCCTTCCGGACAGGAGAGACCTCAACCGCTCCTTTCTGAAAGCTCTAAAGGTTCTCTTGCCGCCCGCCTGGCAGACACCCTGATGAATGAAATCGTAACTAAATGTGATTGCGGAATCGATCTTCATACAGGAGCTATCCACCGCCCCAACCTGCCCCAGGTTCGAGTAAACCTGGATACAGAAGGTTCGGAAAACCTCGGAAAAGCCTTCAACGTACCTGTAGTCCTTGACTCGAAGCTCAGGGACGGATCCCTAAGAGAAGAAGAAATTCTGGGGTTTATCGTAGATCCATTTGGCGGGCCAAGAGAAATGCCGATAACGACAGAAGAGGAAGGTATCGTAATCGGAAAAAACAACCTTCCACTGGTAAACGAAGGAGATACCCTTTTCCATATAGCCCGTTCGAGAGAATAG